Within the Rosa rugosa chromosome 2, drRosRugo1.1, whole genome shotgun sequence genome, the region TGGTGAGAACCCTGGATTTGTGGACGTGGCACTTATCCCTTCCTATAGCTGGATTACTGTGTATGAGAAATTTGGCAACTTCAGTGTAGAGGCAGAGCGCCCAAAGTTTATCGAATGGGCTAAGAGATGCATGGAGAAGGAAAGCGTGTCCAAGTCTCTTCCTGACCAGCAAAAGCTCTCTGAATTCAAGCCTAtatagttagtttttttttttttttttttttttttttgagggaaatggaATCAGGTTCCAATATATTACGACGTCAATGTGTCAAGCTAGAGGATGTCGGGAAAGCACTCATAGTACAAGTTCAAGCACAATACAGACTGCGAAAAGCAACCCAAATCTcctaccaaaaaaataaaaacctaaaggAACTACAAGGAAAAATAAAACTCCCTAATCCTACACTTTCCAAGAATGTGAACATTCAAGAAATAGATATAGGACTAGGAAATGAAATGCAAAACAAACAAGATAAAAACAagcgaaaaaagaaaaaacaaacctACACAACCTGAAACAAAGCAACTATAATGAAGCATTAACGCCTAAAGACTCAATGGTGTATGTCTCTGCAAGCATCATAGCCAAAGCTTCATTGAGTCAATGTAGGTCTGTAACCCTAGCCCTCTTGAGGTAGGGCGTTCAGCTCCTCCGAAGACGGCCCTTCTtctttggaactttcccatcaatgACTGGGACATCAACTAAGCCTTCAGAAAACTTCAGGCGCTTCCCATCCTCACGCCACTCCTCCTCCCGAAGCCTTCTCacacccaaaaccctaaatggGTGTCCAAGGAGACCATCAACAATAGGCCCAGAGCCTTCAAGTCCAACTGACCCAATACCCGGCCCAACAGCTCTCTAACTGGTCAACTCGGGCCCAACGGTCAACCCTAATTTGAAATTAGGTTTTCCCACCGAAAAACTCTGGGCAGCCATTTGAGGGTTCAGCTCCGTCCCTGCCTCTTCCTAACTTGCCACCTGCACCGCTGCACGGCTCTAGAGCCTTGCACTGGCACCAGATTCGCCGACCCGGACTGCATCGCCTCCACCAGAGCAAGAGACGACGGTGGGGTTTCCACCATAACATTGGACGACAACACCATTTCCTTCTGCAAAGCATTCGACAACAGAACCACCTCCACCGCCACTTCCTTCACCAACTTCCAGTCACAATCCCCTCCATCATGGGTGAAGAAGCCCCTTGCGAATCCCCCAACACTTTTCATAGCGAAAATTCAGGTCCACCGAAATCGCCGGCGAGAAACAAATCGTCCTCCGAGTCTAGACTCATTGGCACACATCATAGACCAATCAGATCCTCTGGGTAGCCTCCTTCCGTTGCAACGCCACATGATCAGCCTTCAGAAAAGTGCCTAGCATGTTGCCAAGCCAGGTGAGAGCCCGCACATTGCGCATAGCCACTCTTAGGCCAATCACCGCCAAAGTGCAGAGGAGCCTCTACCAGAGCCCCTACACCGTCATAATCAGCCAACAATAACATCGAATTGCTAAAATACCATGGGCCGCCATGAACACTGTGCTTCACTTCCTGCTCCTTGAATTGGAACACGAAGatccctccctcctcttcaaggATCAGAACCCTCTCTTTCAGCCTCCACACTCCGGACATCGCCGTGGAGAATGATGGGATAACCACCAGTTTCTTGGTTAGCAGACGCCCACACAAGTAAAAAACACGAATCAGAGATCACATCTCCACCCCCACCAGGTTCACTACGGCGCGACCTCCTCCAATAAGGCGAGAGACGCCGCTGCACCCTCTGTCGCCATTGCTATGTCAAACTCAATTAGTCTTTCGGCTAGGgaggaaaccctagcagagcaaaagTCAACAATGTAATTCAAGCCTAGTTAGTTAGTTTCTCTATTGCACATTTTAACCTGCTTCCCCCTAATTAATCTACAAAGTGCTCTTATTTGTAAAACCAAATGTGCGAACGCCATGTAATAAGATAGAAAAGGAGCATCTAACCCCTGTAAAAGGTCATTTCTTTGTAGTTAATTTGGTTTGTTCTTGGTTTCAAAATATCAATTTCAACTTTGTTTGCTTCACATTGTTTTGCCTTTAGGTGACTGATTTTGTGTGACATTTGTGCTAATAAAATATGTCGTTGCAACATACCGATCATTCATGGTTTAGAAGTtgatcaaaacattgttttaaatGTCACAATGTATTTTGATGacattttcatttcatttcaccACTTATGCTTCTAGTTTTAACACATTGTAACATATTTTTTTGAAGTTTTACTATTGCAGACTTCTGTTATAGTTTTAATATagaattaaatactgtttactccctatacttatagggtttcattatttcagtccctgaccttcgaatttcacctaaaaagtctttgaactctcaatttcctcccaattggtccctgccgtcaaaattttctgttaaagttgctgaaatgtctattatgccctcacttttttttttctctctctcttttatttctttttttcatttcacctcttgaaggtcagtggattggaaccatcttgatgaggagatgaacagaaggaggcgagagagtcggaagaagaagaggtaaaaaaaaaaaaaaaaaaaaaataaagaggaagagatttttttttttttttttttaaagtaattgagggtataatagactttttagagGAAGATAACGAAgtttttgacggcagggaccaattgggaggaaattgggagttcagggactttttaggtgaaattcgaaggtcagggactgaaacgatgaaactctataagtatagggagtaagcagtatttaaccctttaaTATATCTTCAACAAACATGATCTTACCGTATTGTACAACCTTGGAAAATGATGGACTTGCACAAATTTGCTTTCATTCTCATCGCACATCCATTGACATGAAATCATAGTACCCTATCTAGTAGAAAAATATCTGTGttgtaacaaaaagaaaagaaaagaaatcgtGTATAATGTGTAATACATTACATTCCAAGTTTCTAAGAAGTCCAATTTGCCAACAAACCTAAAGATAATAAAATGAGTTGTTCTAGTTCGActtctaaatttgatatttgcaCCCCCATCTTTTTTCGACTGTTAATAAATTTTGTCAACTCagatgaaaagacaaataatgacaaaaagagaaaaagaaggaaaaaaaaaacatatactcATAACCTCAGCcaatttttcttttactttcaaAGTATTTTCTCCCAACAATCTCTCATGTTTAACCACAGACACAGTTCCGAAACCCTAAAGcccgttttttttttcaattgagaACTcgtgctcgtccggcggcgcatGACGTTTAGGCTGGCTCCAGCCTCGCCGACGACCTCAAGcttgctgccggacgggcatTCGATCTGTAATTAGTCGAGGATGCTCCTTGGGTGGACTCTATGCTAGAGGGTACTAGACGGCTTCGGTTTTGAGTTTCTGGCATCATCTCTGATCAAGACCCGCGGCGGGCTCGTGCTAATCAAAACCGGTGACGTGATTCTGAATCGAGTCTTAATGGCATGGTTCTGAATCGGGTCTCAAAGGCGTGAGCTTGTGGCGGCGTGAGGCGGGGTGGTTCGAGTCGTAGCGATGTGGGATCGTGGTGGCGACGATCGTGGAGGCTCTGGTCGTGGCAACTCGGGTCAGGCGGACAGAGGCGCTGGTTTTGGTTAGCTTGATGGGCTCTGAGTTGGAACCCTTCCctttggggctcttgggcttcgtATTGTGGGCTGGGGTTGTTGCCCTAGGTCTTTTCTATGTTTTAGCTTTTGTCTTTTACAATAATTCCTTTTAGGACGCTATTGCACCTTTTGGGTGCACTCTACGTACTTCTAGCGCCTCTAGAGTAGTACTGAAGGAGGATTTCCGCTATCTACGTATTTCAATGTGTAATGAGTAGGTCTACtgtctatgtaccactgtgggtaccatcactatcttcttgtctgtctatagatggcagcggaagggtatgtaacggcctattctagCTTGAGTTGAATGATATTATCGCCCCATGggcaaattaaaaaaaaaaaaaatctctcatgTTTGGATACGAAATGATACCTTTGTTGAAATTTTCAGTTTGTTATGATTTCCTATCAAGTTCCTTTTATGACCTAATTACATATACATTCAAAGGGCAGAAGGGATTCCAGGCATTAGATTATATAAAAACCTGCACAATCGATATGTGGGAGtgtgaaagaaaaaacaaaattaggTTTATATATAGGTGGCGTGCATGCGCAGCGAATTGAGATAAGAGATGATCGAGGGTAAGTTTGTACCCCTATTTGAAGACACTGACCATTGTCTTCCAGGTCCTTCCCTTCCATCCCTATCATGATTCAAGTTAATTATAATTTCATTATCTTTCTACCCAGCTCTCTAAGTTTAAGATTCTAATTAATGGCCAGGAAAGTTTGGAACAAAATCTAAGGACGTACTACTCCTCTATATACAAGAATTTCGTATCTTGTGGAAACGGGACTCAGATCTTTCAGTTTCATCTCCATCCGACTAGGACTACCCTCTGGCTCCATAAACTGGGCCGAACTATTTCTCTATGGCGACAATAAATAGTTACTCCAAACATGACTGCTGgatatagataaaaaaaaaataaaaaaaaaataaaaacaattattGAAGATACATATTTAATTGTTTAAGGGTATATTGATAAAATTAAAGATGTGTACTTAGCTTTTTCAGTATTTAAAAAAGTAATTAGAGGTTTAATAAGTAGAAGATgtcaaaatatcaaatttagaggtccaactagaaccaccttAATAAAATATATCCACCAGTTCTACTCCATTTGTCCTAAAAGGCTGGAATGATGACACGATATGACAAAAGAACATAATCAAATTAAGTTTTTAGTTTTGGGCATCTTATTGGGCATATGTTTTAGTTTTTAGCTTTTTAAAGTTTAATTTTCTTATACTGGCTATTTATTTGAACACAATTGTGAATTAAGTTTCCTTTCTTTTATCTGTCTGATTGGACCTGTTTATCAGAGTTATATTTTCAGCCCTTTGGGCTTGTTTTGGAGCGGCTTATTTGATCACCCGttctagaaaaataaaaaaacagaatCAAATGACTAGTCCTactttataattattatttatattatagGATATTATTATTCAATCTTACtattcaaagaaaagaaatttaaagATTTGTTGACGAAAGCAGTGACATTCGTGCGTGGAAGAATCTGAAATCCCAAACCGATAATTCTCGAGATACCAAAGCCAAGCCAGTCGATCACTTCTTCTTCCTTACTTTGAACTTGTTGACCATACTAGATTCTCGCACTTACTAGTTAAAATTTGGAACTGCGTCGATCAATCTTCAAGTTAATGGCGGATGAGGTGGTGTTGTTGGGATTCTTGCCGAGCCCATTTGCGGCGAGGTTGAAGATTGCACTGGCTGAGAAGGGGGTCGAGTATGAGTACAAGGAGGAGGACTTGAGGAGCAAGAGTCCACTACTTGTGCAGATGAACCCGGTTCACAAGAAAGTTCCGGTTCTCATTCACAATGGCAAACCGATTTGTGAGTCCCTCATTGCGCTTCAGTACATCGATGAGGTTTGGAACGATAAGGCTCCACTGTTGCCCTCCGATCCTGGCCTTCGGGCCCAAGCCAGGTTCTGGGCAGACTTTATTGACAAGAAGGTTAGTTGCTTTgtaattaatttgtttttgaAAGTATTGAATCGATGGGAAATTGATATGATTCTATTTTCGATCTGTTTATGGTTTTTGTTGAAGAATGAATACTTTGATGCTATTCTAGATAATTCCAACTTTTAGGTTATCACAAAATAAACTAACATGTTATGTACTCTGATCAGACAATAAGATTTAGTTATATCTGTCTTGGATTCATGTTTAAGTACTATTGTAATTAAGTTTGCCTCTATGACTGAGTTTTGGATATGATAATTAATGTAAGCACGTACAATATCAGTACAGAAATAGTAAATACGTAGGAAATTCAGAATCAATTAGATAGAGTACTTTGATTACTATAAAGACTTTTTTAGACAACCAATATAACCATCAAATTAACTTTGTGGAACCAAAGGAGATGATATGGgcagccaaagaagaagaacatgAGGTAGCGAAGGAATTTTTTGATTGCATTGGGGTGTTAGAAGGACAGCTTGGAGACAAAGCTTTCTTTGGGGGTGAGACTCTTGGGTTTGTGGATGTGGCAGTTATTCCATTCTATAGCTGGCTTTCTGTGTttgaaaaatatggaaattGCAGTGTAGAAGCCAAGCATCCAAAGTTCACTGCATGGACTAAGAGGTGCATGGAGAAGGAGAGTGTGTCAAAGTCTCTTCCTGATCAGCGAAGGGTCTATGACTTTAAGGTTGGGGGCATATTAACCAAGTTACCAATCGATCAAGACCTGTAATCAATTCTATCGATTATGAGC harbors:
- the LOC133732306 gene encoding probable glutathione S-transferase isoform X2, whose amino-acid sequence is MADEVVLLGFLPSPFAARLKIALAEKGVEYEYKEEDLRSKSPLLVQMNPVHKKVPVLIHNGKPICESLIALQYIDEVWNDKAPLLPSDPGLRAQARFWADFIDKKEMIWAAKEEEHEVAKEFFDCIGVLEGQLGDKAFFGV
- the LOC133732306 gene encoding probable glutathione S-transferase parC isoform X1, translated to MADEVVLLGFLPSPFAARLKIALAEKGVEYEYKEEDLRSKSPLLVQMNPVHKKVPVLIHNGKPICESLIALQYIDEVWNDKAPLLPSDPGLRAQARFWADFIDKKEMIWAAKEEEHEVAKEFFDCIGVLEGQLGDKAFFGGETLGFVDVAVIPFYSWLSVFEKYGNCSVEAKHPKFTAWTKRCMEKESVSKSLPDQRRVYDFKVGGILTKLPIDQDL